A single Phycisphaerae bacterium DNA region contains:
- the mutY gene encoding A/G-specific adenine glycosylase, whose protein sequence is MPSRKKPGSTQKKLSKNGLAAAQRVVVISPSAVRAVRSRLLLWYGVEKRQLPWRECGDPYAIWLSETMLQQTQVATVIPYYRRFLNRYPTVRHLAAAPLDDVLELWAGLGYYARARNLHRAANAVVNEFGGSFPRTAEALQRLPGVGAYTAGAVASIAFGECSPVVDGNVSRVLSRLFGLFVDIQSTDGRRRLWETAGRLVAPKNPGDFNQALMELGATVCLPKQAARCDVCPLVRLCAAYKAGNVAQLPIKARKSAVVRETHAVAAIRSGQRWLFVKRPESGLWGGLWELPTQRNDANDEAVADSVTRLASEQLDGDSARAIFRTAARPFCDFTHQLTHRTIRFVGHVCTTSNTLRTQDTSRRRWMTLKQSARLGLSRGMRKIVELLRNSQETER, encoded by the coding sequence ATGCCAAGTCGCAAAAAGCCCGGCTCGACGCAAAAGAAGTTGTCAAAGAACGGGCTCGCGGCCGCTCAGCGAGTCGTCGTGATATCGCCATCGGCTGTTCGTGCCGTCCGGTCACGGCTGCTTTTGTGGTACGGCGTTGAAAAGCGGCAACTCCCCTGGCGGGAATGCGGCGATCCCTACGCCATCTGGCTGAGCGAAACGATGTTACAGCAGACCCAGGTTGCGACGGTCATTCCATACTATCGACGCTTTCTGAATCGTTATCCTACCGTCCGTCACCTGGCGGCTGCTCCTCTGGATGATGTGCTTGAGCTATGGGCAGGTCTGGGATACTACGCCCGCGCGAGGAACCTTCATCGGGCAGCCAACGCCGTGGTGAATGAGTTCGGCGGTTCATTCCCGCGAACAGCCGAGGCGCTTCAGCGCCTTCCGGGAGTTGGTGCGTACACGGCCGGGGCTGTCGCGTCGATCGCGTTCGGGGAGTGCAGTCCGGTCGTGGACGGGAACGTCTCCCGTGTGCTCTCGCGTCTGTTCGGTTTATTCGTCGACATCCAATCCACGGACGGACGGCGGCGGTTGTGGGAGACCGCGGGAAGGCTGGTGGCGCCAAAGAATCCGGGTGATTTCAATCAGGCCTTGATGGAACTGGGCGCAACAGTCTGCCTGCCGAAACAAGCCGCTCGTTGCGACGTGTGTCCGCTCGTGCGATTGTGCGCGGCGTACAAGGCCGGCAACGTCGCGCAACTCCCCATCAAGGCGCGCAAATCGGCGGTCGTCCGGGAGACACACGCAGTGGCGGCGATTCGGTCCGGACAACGTTGGCTGTTCGTCAAGCGGCCGGAATCGGGCCTTTGGGGCGGCCTCTGGGAGTTGCCAACACAACGGAATGATGCGAATGACGAGGCTGTCGCCGACAGCGTCACACGTTTGGCATCCGAGCAACTGGATGGCGATTCAGCCCGGGCGATCTTTCGCACGGCCGCACGTCCATTCTGCGACTTCACACATCAATTGACTCACCGAACCATACGTTTTGTGGGGCATGTCTGTACGACTTCGAACACGCTCAGAACGCAGGACACGTCGCGCCGGCGGTGGATGACCTTGAAGCAATCCGCCCGGCTCGGGCTTTCGCGCGGAATGCGCAAGATCGTGGAACTACTCAGGAACTCTCAAGAAACAGAGCGTTGA
- a CDS encoding zinc-dependent peptidase has product MRDASDRLRWGMVRSILRFISRLFQSRDQRRAELLARPFPEEWMPHILRAVPEFRLFSEPDRSRLRECIRIFLSEKSFLGCRGLDITDQIRVIVAAGACRLLLGLPGLDVFPRLREIIIYPHDFKETIEAIGPDGTRYAIERVRAGEAWRRGPVVLAWNSVGHSFQGLRDGYNVVIHEFAHVIDMQNGEADGIPPLPTREWAQRWEKVFMREYRTFVTKERQGEMTFLDPYAATDQAEFFAVATEFFYERPEEMAVMHRELFSLFVDFFGRDPRQWRRPAPTRWFRRIRQ; this is encoded by the coding sequence ATGCGGGATGCTTCTGACCGTTTGCGGTGGGGCATGGTGCGCTCAATACTCCGATTCATTTCGAGACTCTTTCAATCACGCGACCAGCGCCGCGCGGAACTGCTGGCCAGGCCGTTTCCCGAAGAGTGGATGCCTCATATTCTGCGTGCTGTGCCTGAGTTCAGATTGTTCAGCGAGCCGGATCGATCGCGCCTCCGCGAATGTATCCGGATCTTCCTTTCCGAAAAGTCGTTCCTCGGATGTCGCGGGCTTGACATCACGGACCAGATCCGCGTCATTGTCGCGGCCGGGGCCTGCCGACTCCTGCTCGGACTGCCGGGCCTGGATGTGTTTCCGAGGCTCCGGGAGATCATCATCTACCCCCACGATTTCAAGGAAACGATCGAAGCGATCGGACCGGATGGAACCCGATATGCCATCGAGCGTGTCCGGGCTGGAGAGGCGTGGCGGCGAGGTCCGGTCGTGCTGGCCTGGAACAGCGTCGGCCACTCGTTTCAGGGGCTGCGCGATGGATACAACGTCGTCATTCATGAGTTTGCACATGTCATCGACATGCAGAACGGCGAGGCCGACGGCATTCCCCCGCTGCCGACGCGCGAGTGGGCCCAGCGCTGGGAGAAGGTTTTTATGCGGGAGTATCGCACGTTTGTTACGAAGGAGCGTCAGGGCGAAATGACGTTTCTTGACCCGTACGCCGCAACCGACCAGGCCGAATTCTTCGCCGTTGCCACGGAGTTTTTCTATGAGCGGCCCGAGGAGATGGCGGTCATGCACCGGGAGCTTTTCAGCTTGTTCGTCGATTTCTTCGGACGTGATCCGCGCCAATGGCGACGGCCGGCGCCGACCCGATGGTTTCGTCGCATTCGGCAATGA
- a CDS encoding aminodeoxychorismate/anthranilate synthase component II yields the protein MIVLIDNYDSFTYNLVQRLGEIGMDDGALRHEIVVYRNDKVTVDQIAEKNPSHLIISPGPCTPREGGISNDAIRHFHDKIPVLGVCLGHQCIGFTFGATVDRAARIMHGKTSQIHHDGRTLFDGISNPFTATRYHSLVIVRETLPPEFEVSAWTDDDVIMAVRHRVHPLEGVQFHPESFLTTEGMRLLANFLRR from the coding sequence ATGATTGTACTTATCGATAACTATGACTCATTCACCTACAACCTCGTTCAGCGGCTCGGCGAGATCGGGATGGATGACGGTGCGTTGCGTCACGAAATCGTGGTTTACAGGAACGACAAGGTCACGGTCGATCAGATCGCCGAAAAGAATCCCTCGCACCTGATTATCTCGCCGGGACCCTGCACCCCGCGCGAGGGCGGCATCAGCAACGACGCCATCAGGCACTTCCACGACAAAATCCCGGTCCTGGGCGTTTGTCTCGGGCATCAATGCATCGGGTTCACTTTCGGCGCGACCGTCGATCGCGCCGCAAGGATCATGCACGGCAAGACCAGCCAGATACACCACGACGGTCGTACGCTCTTCGATGGCATCTCAAACCCTTTTACCGCAACCCGCTATCATTCGCTCGTCATTGTGCGCGAGACCCTGCCGCCCGAGTTTGAGGTCTCCGCGTGGACCGACGATGATGTAATCATGGCGGTGCGTCATCGCGTCCACCCGCTGGAGGGCGTGCAGTTTCATCCGGAGAGTTTTCTGACCACGGAAGGCATGCGACTTCTCGCGAATTTTCTTCGCCGCTGA